The following are encoded in a window of Wolbachia endosymbiont (group B) of Hofmannophila pseudospretella genomic DNA:
- the tldD gene encoding metalloprotease TldD translates to MPNLDQIFFAQNNVNINNVYKIVNNALSNSDGGELFLEFCQSESLIFDDNILKHMDLNIRRGFGLRSFCEDSTSFVCSSEISEKEISKAASMVKSSASLSKTNSVNLNEEAKSLYSTINPINEMDLNSKIKLLNEINEYVRSKNNCVKQVKITLNGEWQAVQIIKDDHRLSDIRPLVRFNVLVIVEKNGRAERGSAGHGGRDSYSKFVSEKKWKEVANQALEQALVNLEAIPAPAGEMTVVLGPGWPGVLLHEAVGHGLEGDFNRKGISAFSNSMGKQVAASNITVVDDGTLPNLRGSISIDDEGTSPGYNVLIEDGILKGYMQDHMNAKLMGVSPTGNGRRESYKEVTMPRMTNTYMLPGKHTPEEIISSVKKGLYAVNFGGGQVDITSGKFVFSSSEAYLIENGKIIQPVKGATLIGDGPTVLKKVSMIGNDLKLDPGVGTCSKDGQNVPVGVGQPTLKVDAITVGGTECLDKG, encoded by the coding sequence ATGCCAAATCTAGATCAAATATTTTTTGCTCAGAACAATGTTAATATTAATAATGTATATAAAATAGTCAACAACGCTTTGAGCAATAGTGATGGTGGTGAGCTATTTTTAGAGTTTTGCCAATCAGAATCCCTAATTTTTGATGATAATATATTAAAACATATGGATTTAAATATCAGAAGAGGATTTGGTCTAAGGTCTTTTTGTGAAGATAGTACGTCTTTTGTTTGCTCTTCTGAGATTAGCGAAAAAGAAATTAGTAAAGCTGCTTCTATGGTAAAAAGTTCAGCATCTTTAAGCAAAACAAATTCAGTAAACTTAAATGAGGAGGCAAAAAGCCTGTATTCAACGATTAATCCCATAAATGAAATGGACCTGAACTCAAAAATTAAACTGCTCAATGAGATTAATGAGTATGTAAGGTCGAAGAATAACTGCGTGAAGCAGGTAAAAATAACTCTAAATGGAGAATGGCAAGCTGTACAAATAATAAAAGATGATCACAGGTTAAGTGATATTAGGCCTTTGGTACGTTTTAATGTGCTAGTCATCGTAGAGAAAAATGGCCGAGCTGAGAGAGGTTCTGCAGGGCACGGTGGAAGAGACTCTTATAGTAAATTTGTTTCTGAGAAGAAGTGGAAAGAAGTTGCAAACCAAGCGTTAGAGCAAGCGCTGGTAAATCTTGAGGCAATTCCAGCTCCGGCTGGAGAAATGACGGTTGTTCTAGGTCCAGGTTGGCCTGGAGTACTATTACATGAAGCTGTAGGTCATGGACTTGAGGGCGATTTTAACCGTAAAGGAATCTCGGCATTTTCAAATTCTATGGGTAAACAAGTGGCAGCCAGTAACATTACTGTAGTTGATGATGGAACTCTACCTAATTTGCGTGGTTCTATTAGCATAGATGATGAGGGTACTTCACCTGGCTATAATGTGCTGATAGAAGATGGAATTCTCAAAGGATACATGCAGGATCATATGAACGCTAAACTCATGGGTGTAAGCCCAACTGGTAATGGTAGAAGAGAAAGTTACAAAGAAGTTACCATGCCACGCATGACAAACACCTATATGCTGCCAGGAAAACATACACCAGAAGAAATAATATCTAGTGTAAAGAAAGGTCTATATGCAGTAAATTTTGGTGGTGGACAGGTTGATATAACATCAGGAAAATTTGTTTTCTCATCTTCGGAAGCTTATCTAATAGAAAATGGTAAAATTATACAGCCAGTTAAAGGGGCAACACTCATTGGTGACGGTCCAACAGTGTTGAAAAAAGTATCAATGATTGGTAATGATCTAAAGTTAGATCCTGGTGTTGGTACGTGCTCAAAAGACGGACAAAATGTGCCTGTTGGAGTTGGTCAGCCAACACTCAAGGTCGATGCAATAACTGTTGGTGGAACTGAATGTTTAGATAAGGGCTAA
- the petA gene encoding ubiquinol-cytochrome c reductase iron-sulfur subunit, whose translation MDKKLTKNKKSLTNEKNKKTSLVKDFAKNKSRRDFITLTTCAMAGIGAASGLWPLVKSMNPSAEVLAISTVEVNLSDIQEGQGKKVKWQGKPVFIRKRTKQEIEAARDIDVENLRDPESDEKRVYKGKDEWLIMIGICTHLGCIPVDHATKDGNGWFCPCHGSYYDTSGRVIGGPAPKNMAIPDYFFPSENIVVIGKKA comes from the coding sequence ATGGATAAGAAGTTAACTAAAAATAAAAAATCATTGACAAATGAGAAGAATAAAAAAACATCTCTTGTTAAAGATTTTGCCAAAAATAAGAGTAGAAGAGATTTTATCACATTAACTACGTGTGCCATGGCAGGTATAGGAGCTGCAAGCGGTCTTTGGCCATTGGTTAAGTCTATGAATCCTTCTGCTGAGGTTTTAGCGATTTCTACGGTTGAGGTTAATCTATCTGATATTCAAGAAGGACAAGGAAAAAAGGTAAAATGGCAAGGTAAGCCAGTATTTATCCGCAAGCGCACAAAACAAGAGATTGAGGCTGCAAGAGACATAGATGTAGAAAATTTGAGAGATCCTGAATCAGATGAAAAAAGAGTATACAAAGGGAAAGATGAATGGTTAATTATGATTGGAATATGCACCCATCTTGGATGTATACCAGTTGATCACGCTACAAAAGACGGCAACGGTTGGTTCTGCCCTTGTCACGGTTCATATTATGACACATCAGGCCGAGTGATTGGCGGTCCTGCACCAAAAAACATGGCTATACCTGACTACTTTTTTCCAAGTGAAAATATTGTAGTAATTGGCAAGAAGGCTTAA
- a CDS encoding transposase: MPTKMKVSNCHEYNRFLQERGNIFHFINEAIENWYENSSKMRGGNYIYSNKVVILVHIVASLFRIGLRQTVGFIKGYLQQVVSSH, from the coding sequence ATGCCAACTAAAATGAAGGTCAGTAACTGCCATGAATATAACAGATTTCTGCAAGAAAGAGGAAATATTTTTCATTTTATTAATGAGGCAATAGAAAATTGGTACGAAAATAGCTCCAAAATGCGAGGTGGAAATTATATTTATAGTAATAAAGTTGTGATTTTAGTGCATATAGTCGCTAGTCTCTTTAGAATTGGCTTAAGACAAACGGTAGGGTTTATAAAAGGATATTTGCAGCAAGTAGTTAGCAGTCATTAG